A single Marinitoga aeolica DNA region contains:
- a CDS encoding GNAT family N-acetyltransferase, which yields MLEGKKVRLRAYSKDDLKEVLEYINDYEVKKYLMPGIPFPFRIEDEEKWYESNNPMGNGKYSFAIERIEDNKYIGGCGINDVDWKNSVATVGIFLGKPFLNNGYGTEAMELLVGFIFNEMNINKIKLHVFSFNKRAIRSYEKVGFKVEGVLREQIFREGKYHDEIIMGILRREWHKKTAVE from the coding sequence ATGTTAGAGGGTAAAAAAGTAAGATTAAGAGCGTATTCTAAAGATGATTTAAAAGAAGTTTTAGAATATATCAATGATTATGAGGTGAAAAAGTATCTGATGCCAGGCATTCCTTTTCCATTTAGAATAGAAGATGAAGAAAAATGGTATGAAAGTAATAATCCTATGGGTAATGGTAAATATAGTTTTGCTATAGAAAGAATTGAGGATAATAAATATATTGGTGGATGTGGAATTAATGATGTCGATTGGAAAAATTCTGTTGCAACTGTTGGTATTTTTCTTGGGAAACCATTTTTAAATAATGGATATGGAACAGAAGCTATGGAATTATTAGTAGGCTTTATTTTTAATGAAATGAATATAAATAAGATAAAGTTACATGTTTTTAGTTTTAATAAAAGAGCAATAAGATCATATGAAAAGGTTGGTTTTAAAGTTGAAGGAGTATTAAGAGAACAGATATTTAGAGAAGGAAAATATCATGACGAAATAATAATGGGAATTTTAAGAAGAGAATGGCATAAAAAAACCGCGGTTGAGTAA